Proteins from a genomic interval of Dehalococcoidales bacterium:
- a CDS encoding phospholipase D-like domain-containing protein — MPAHDIIDNRKEILVDHINQILSSTESARFAVGYFFLSGLTSIADKLKGVKELRLLIGNTTNRETLEQLAEGYRRLELVRDAAEAQAYPKRTETKRMATETAENVRSSIELMDQTDEGESLVKEMVRMIEDKRLKVRVYTKGRFHAKAYIFDYGTVFDGSGKPVERHEKGIAIVGSSNLTLSGVTNNTELNVIVQGNDNHAELVRWFDELWSPDNSQDFDEALMQEMKQSWALAPVRPYDIYMKTIYALVKDRLEGEDDRDILFDSEITRQLADFQKTAVRQAIQITRDYGGVFIADVVGLGKSYIGAAIVKHFERSDHARPLIICPAPLVEMWERYNEVYELNARVLSMGLLREGDEDGLNVLLKGTKYHDRDFVLIDESHNFRYPDTQRYKVAQQFLSTGRRCCFLTATPRNKTAWDIYYQIKLFHQEDKTDLPVDPPDLKQYFKLIDKGEKKLPDLLSNVLIRRTRNHILRWYGFDAETHQAVDPARFREYNNGQRRAYVIVAGKHQFFPKRELETIEYSIEETYQGLYQDLRSYLGKSRKGYPVEPVPGELSYARYALYHFVAKDKQRREPYASLHRAGVNLRGLIRILLFKRFESSVYAFKETIGRLINVHERFLKALAAGIIPAGDKSEDILYEPGLSEEQDLMDALRQASGRYDAADFDIDRLRRHIEHDVALLNKMLKLVEPITADKDAKLQKLKEELAKKPLKEGKRLIFTQYADTARYLFDNLNPRGSKPEIEVIFSGDKSKARVVGRFAPKANPEYRFTGGECELMTVIATDVLAEGLNLQDCDKIINYDLHWNPVRLIQRFGRIDRIGSDHDIIYGFNFLPETGIERNLGLKQKLHNRIQEIHDTIGEDSAILDRTEMLNEEAMYAIYEKKGVQLGLFDYEEGELLDINEAEELLRQLRKERPEEYERIANLRDGIRTVKPAQNKGTYVFCQANRYQQLFLLDENGNVVTRDIPRILGTIKCGPDLEGLPLPKGYNASIMSVKRQFAEEVKNRQAEREYTPSLTQGQRYVLRELRILFNATEEQDIKAQINILETAFRGAITRALAQELNRIRRNGITGQALMKNLGELYYQHNMRDWIDRRGLQAEEQPIPVIVCSEGLE, encoded by the coding sequence ATGCCGGCACACGATATCATCGATAACCGGAAAGAGATACTGGTTGACCACATTAACCAAATCCTGAGTTCAACGGAATCAGCCCGGTTTGCTGTTGGTTATTTCTTCCTTTCCGGTCTTACCAGCATCGCCGATAAGCTCAAAGGCGTCAAGGAACTGCGCCTGCTAATTGGCAACACCACCAACCGCGAGACTTTAGAGCAGCTTGCCGAAGGCTACCGGCGGCTGGAACTGGTCAGGGATGCAGCCGAGGCACAAGCTTACCCCAAAAGGACCGAGACTAAGCGAATGGCCACGGAAACGGCAGAAAACGTCCGCTCTAGCATAGAACTCATGGACCAGACCGATGAGGGAGAAAGCCTGGTCAAAGAGATGGTACGCATGATAGAAGACAAGCGCCTGAAGGTACGGGTCTATACTAAAGGCCGTTTCCATGCCAAGGCCTACATCTTTGACTACGGTACTGTATTTGACGGCAGCGGCAAACCCGTGGAACGCCACGAGAAGGGTATTGCCATAGTAGGGTCTTCCAATCTTACCCTCTCCGGTGTAACCAACAATACGGAGCTAAACGTTATCGTGCAGGGTAACGATAACCACGCCGAACTGGTGCGCTGGTTTGACGAGCTGTGGAGCCCAGATAATTCCCAGGACTTTGATGAGGCTCTGATGCAGGAGATGAAACAGTCCTGGGCTCTGGCTCCGGTCCGCCCCTATGATATCTACATGAAGACGATATACGCCCTGGTCAAAGATAGGCTGGAGGGAGAGGATGACCGGGATATTCTATTCGATAGCGAGATTACCCGCCAACTGGCCGATTTCCAGAAAACAGCAGTACGGCAGGCGATACAAATAACCAGGGATTACGGGGGTGTCTTCATTGCTGACGTCGTCGGTCTGGGCAAATCATATATCGGAGCCGCCATCGTCAAACATTTTGAACGCAGTGACCACGCCCGTCCACTGATAATCTGTCCAGCGCCGCTGGTAGAAATGTGGGAAAGGTACAATGAGGTCTATGAACTTAACGCCCGGGTGCTCTCTATGGGACTGCTACGCGAAGGCGACGAAGACGGTCTTAACGTGTTGCTTAAGGGCACTAAATATCACGACCGCGACTTTGTGTTAATAGATGAGAGCCACAACTTCCGTTATCCCGATACGCAGCGTTATAAGGTAGCACAGCAATTCCTTTCAACGGGAAGGCGTTGTTGTTTTCTGACTGCCACACCGCGTAATAAGACGGCCTGGGATATCTACTATCAAATCAAGCTGTTCCACCAGGAAGATAAGACCGACTTGCCGGTAGACCCTCCGGATCTGAAGCAGTACTTCAAGCTGATTGATAAGGGTGAAAAGAAATTACCCGATCTGCTGTCTAATGTGCTTATCCGACGCACCCGCAATCATATCCTGCGCTGGTATGGCTTCGATGCCGAGACTCACCAAGCGGTAGACCCCGCCCGTTTCCGGGAATACAATAACGGCCAGCGGCGGGCCTATGTCATAGTCGCCGGCAAACATCAATTCTTCCCCAAACGGGAACTGGAAACCATCGAATACAGCATTGAGGAAACATACCAGGGACTTTATCAGGATTTGCGGAGCTACCTGGGTAAATCAAGGAAAGGGTATCCAGTCGAACCGGTGCCGGGCGAGCTATCGTATGCTCGGTATGCGTTATATCACTTCGTGGCCAAAGACAAGCAACGTCGCGAACCCTACGCGAGCCTGCACCGGGCTGGCGTAAATCTGCGCGGCCTCATTCGCATACTCCTGTTCAAACGTTTTGAGTCAAGCGTCTACGCCTTTAAAGAAACTATCGGCAGGTTGATCAATGTTCATGAGCGGTTTCTCAAGGCTCTGGCAGCGGGTATCATCCCTGCCGGAGACAAGTCCGAAGATATCCTTTACGAGCCGGGCTTATCTGAAGAACAGGACCTCATGGATGCTTTGCGGCAGGCCTCCGGTCGTTACGATGCGGCGGACTTTGATATCGACCGCCTGCGCAGGCATATCGAGCACGATGTGGCGCTACTTAATAAGATGCTAAAACTGGTCGAACCTATCACTGCGGATAAGGATGCCAAATTACAGAAACTGAAGGAAGAGCTGGCGAAGAAACCGCTAAAAGAAGGCAAGCGGCTGATATTCACCCAGTATGCCGATACGGCACGCTATCTATTCGACAATTTGAATCCCCGGGGCAGCAAACCAGAAATCGAGGTTATCTTCAGCGGTGATAAGAGTAAAGCCAGGGTGGTGGGCAGGTTTGCTCCCAAAGCTAACCCGGAATATCGTTTCACCGGTGGCGAGTGTGAGCTAATGACTGTGATCGCCACCGATGTTCTGGCCGAAGGCTTGAACCTCCAGGACTGCGATAAAATTATCAACTACGACTTACACTGGAATCCGGTGCGCCTTATACAACGCTTCGGCCGCATCGACCGTATCGGCTCCGATCACGACATCATCTATGGATTCAACTTTCTCCCCGAGACGGGAATCGAACGTAATCTCGGCTTAAAACAGAAACTGCATAACCGCATCCAGGAAATTCACGACACCATCGGCGAAGACTCAGCTATTCTCGACCGCACTGAAATGCTTAATGAAGAGGCAATGTATGCCATCTACGAGAAGAAGGGTGTTCAATTAGGTCTTTTCGATTATGAAGAGGGCGAACTTCTGGATATCAATGAGGCTGAGGAGCTGCTACGCCAGCTCAGAAAAGAACGACCCGAGGAATACGAACGTATTGCCAATTTAAGAGACGGCATACGCACGGTAAAGCCGGCACAAAACAAGGGAACTTACGTCTTCTGTCAGGCTAACCGCTACCAACAACTATTTCTGCTGGACGAAAACGGCAATGTGGTAACCAGAGATATCCCAAGGATACTCGGTACTATAAAATGCGGGCCAGATTTGGAAGGACTCCCTCTGCCAAAAGGTTACAATGCATCCATTATGAGTGTGAAACGCCAGTTTGCCGAGGAAGTCAAAAATCGCCAAGCCGAGCGTGAATATACACCTTCCTTGACTCAAGGGCAGCGTTATGTGCTTAGAGAATTGCGTATTCTCTTCAATGCCACCGAAGAACAAGACATAAAAGCCCAGATTAACATCCTCGAAACTGCGTTCCGTGGGGCTATCACTAGAGCTTTAGCTCAAGAATTGAATCGAATCCGCCGCAACGGCATTACGGGACAAGCTCTTATGAAAAACCTGGGTGAACTTTATTACCAGCACAATATGCGTGACTGGATTGACCGCAGGGGTTTGCAGGCGGAAGAACAACCGATCCCGGTGATTGTTTGCAGCGAGGGGCTGGAGTAA